A stretch of Clostridium estertheticum DNA encodes these proteins:
- the mntR gene encoding transcriptional regulator MntR: MSKKNFYTFQEYMKKDNNLLTASMEDYLEMIYRLSINTGFARVHELSNALNVQPPSATRMVQKLSELKLLKYEKYGILILEEEGKKLGEALLNRHNTIESLLRILDVSESDVLEEAEKIEHTISKQTTKCFQDFVQFIKDNPKILVEFKTYRNA; encoded by the coding sequence ATGTCAAAAAAAAATTTCTATACTTTTCAAGAATATATGAAAAAAGATAATAATTTACTTACTGCTTCTATGGAGGATTACCTTGAAATGATATATAGATTATCTATAAATACAGGATTTGCAAGGGTTCATGAACTTTCTAATGCACTTAATGTCCAACCCCCTTCTGCTACAAGAATGGTACAGAAGTTATCAGAGCTAAAGCTACTTAAATATGAAAAATATGGAATTTTAATATTAGAAGAGGAAGGGAAGAAGCTTGGAGAGGCGCTGCTTAATCGTCATAATACTATTGAAAGTCTTTTAAGAATACTTGATGTTTCAGAATCTGATGTTTTAGAAGAAGCTGAAAAGATTGAACATACAATAAGCAAGCAAACAACAAAATGTTTTCAGGATTTCGTACAATTCATTAAAGATAATCCTAAGATATTAGTTGAATTTAAAACTTATAGAAATGCTTAA
- a CDS encoding ADP-ribosylglycohydrolase family protein, with the protein MYKIKNDYIEKVYAGWLGKLIGVRHGAPIELWTYEKISNVYGEITDYLVDYKDFAADDDSNGPMFFLRALEDYTYTNDITSEQIGLTWLNYAPYEHGFYWWGGYGKSTEHTAYLNLRNGIKAPYSGSVELNGATVAEQIGGQIFIDTWGLVIPGNYKLAAEYAKKAASVAHGGNGVYGGMFIAACISVAFDEHNIEKIIQAGLSVIPLDCDYTIMTKAVLDFYRKNPTDWREAFKYVKDNFGYDRYPGVCHIIPNSAIIVLSLLYCDGDFSKALNICNMCGWDTDCNVANVGTIMGVRNGLQGIDYNKWRKPINDFLACSSVIGSLNIMDIPWCAYYIANLGYKIAGQEAPSEWKDILEGNTAKFNFELPGSTHAFRLAHNSEKSLEWKLNQTLETSYTGKGCLKIVVKPINSGNEIKVYHKTYYRPKDFHDSRYDPSFSPTLYPGQMISAAVMIPDDLDFKVKAVLYVKDGNSDKCIEGFCTKLKAGQWQELCFQIPPLKGACLEEMGVKFIVDNSSDGILMTYIDDFNISGEPNYTIDFSKEKMEVWNPIHREVSQFTYLKGIWEIEEGELSGSGSDYAEAYTGYYDWKNYSFECTLKPIFGKNHNLNFRVQGAIRSYSVGLADHNKLVLYKNDNGYKELNSIDFVWTIGKEYTLKVDVKDNNIVVSSNDRTLIVYEDNNNPYLRGQIGVSVQNGSHCHYKDFKIGTNE; encoded by the coding sequence ATGTATAAAATAAAAAATGATTATATAGAAAAAGTATATGCAGGGTGGTTAGGTAAACTGATAGGAGTACGTCATGGAGCACCTATAGAGCTATGGACATATGAAAAAATTAGTAATGTTTATGGTGAGATTACTGATTATCTTGTAGACTATAAGGATTTTGCAGCAGACGATGATAGTAACGGGCCTATGTTTTTTTTGAGAGCACTAGAGGACTATACTTACACAAACGATATTACTTCAGAACAAATCGGACTTACTTGGTTAAATTATGCACCTTATGAACATGGCTTTTATTGGTGGGGAGGTTACGGTAAATCAACCGAACATACTGCGTATTTAAATTTAAGGAATGGAATTAAAGCTCCTTATTCAGGTTCTGTAGAACTTAACGGTGCAACAGTTGCAGAGCAGATTGGTGGACAAATATTTATAGATACCTGGGGATTAGTAATACCAGGCAATTATAAGTTGGCCGCGGAATACGCTAAAAAGGCTGCAAGTGTAGCTCATGGTGGAAATGGAGTATATGGGGGTATGTTTATTGCTGCTTGCATAAGTGTTGCATTTGATGAGCATAATATTGAAAAAATTATACAAGCTGGGCTTTCAGTTATTCCTCTGGATTGTGATTATACTATAATGACAAAAGCTGTTTTAGATTTTTATCGAAAAAATCCTACTGATTGGAGAGAAGCCTTTAAATATGTAAAAGATAATTTTGGCTATGACAGGTATCCTGGTGTATGTCATATAATACCTAACTCTGCAATTATCGTATTATCCTTATTGTATTGTGATGGAGATTTTTCTAAGGCACTGAATATATGCAATATGTGTGGATGGGATACAGACTGTAATGTAGCTAACGTTGGAACTATAATGGGAGTTAGAAATGGTCTTCAAGGTATTGATTATAATAAATGGAGAAAGCCGATAAATGATTTTTTAGCTTGCTCAAGTGTTATAGGCAGCTTAAATATAATGGACATTCCATGGTGTGCATATTACATTGCGAACTTAGGTTATAAAATCGCAGGACAGGAAGCACCATCAGAATGGAAAGATATTCTTGAAGGTAACACCGCTAAATTTAATTTTGAACTACCAGGATCAACTCATGCTTTCAGATTAGCCCATAATTCTGAAAAAAGTTTAGAATGGAAACTTAATCAAACTTTAGAAACTTCTTATACTGGGAAAGGTTGTCTAAAAATTGTTGTTAAGCCCATAAACTCTGGAAATGAGATTAAAGTATATCATAAAACCTATTATAGACCAAAAGACTTCCATGATAGCAGATATGATCCAAGTTTTTCACCTACTTTGTATCCTGGACAAATGATTTCAGCGGCTGTAATGATACCAGATGATTTAGATTTTAAGGTGAAGGCTGTTCTTTATGTAAAGGATGGTAACTCGGACAAGTGTATAGAGGGTTTTTGCACCAAATTAAAGGCAGGTCAATGGCAAGAATTATGCTTTCAAATACCACCTCTTAAGGGTGCTTGTTTAGAAGAAATGGGTGTTAAATTTATTGTAGATAATAGTAGTGATGGAATTCTTATGACTTATATTGATGATTTTAATATTTCTGGTGAGCCTAATTATACAATAGATTTTTCAAAAGAAAAAATGGAGGTATGGAATCCAATTCACCGTGAGGTGAGTCAATTTACTTACTTAAAAGGAATATGGGAAATAGAAGAAGGCGAGTTAAGCGGAAGTGGAAGTGATTATGCAGAAGCTTATACCGGTTATTATGATTGGAAGAATTATAGTTTTGAATGTACGTTAAAACCAATATTCGGTAAAAATCATAATCTCAACTTTAGAGTTCAAGGAGCTATAAGATCTTATTCAGTTGGGCTTGCTGATCACAATAAACTTGTTCTTTATAAAAACGATAATGGTTACAAAGAGCTTAATTCTATTGATTTTGTATGGACTATTGGTAAAGAATATACCTTAAAAGTAGACGTAAAAGATAACAATATTGTTGTAAGTTCTAATGATAGGACATTAATAGTTTATGAAGACAATAATAATCCATATCTAAGAGGACAAATTGGAGTTTCCGTACAAAATGGAAGTCACTGTCACTATAAAGACTTTAAAATAGGCACTAACGAGTAA
- a CDS encoding ABC-F family ATP-binding cassette domain-containing protein yields the protein MIKVDNLSYSFPQKDLYNNISFTLEDGQHCAFIGTNGSGKSTLIDIIMDPEKYMFDGNLEMDPNCRIGYVSQFSQQGEIKEITVFEYIGEEFIKLQNEITSICSEMETSSDIDSLLEKYQQTLDAFDAINGDDFENKINKNLNLANLIKYKDLMISELSGGEFKLIQVIKEMLNSPDLMIMDEPDVFLDFENLNALKNLIISHKGTMIIITHNRYILNHCFNKILHLENMELQEFDGSYIDYNFSLLQTKIELQELAIDDNEELERNEKLIKKLRFLATEYDQSSKGKSLNARVKIQERLEKRRIKTPFVDIKQPNISLVVDNEMVETIALKVNDYSVAFDDVLLENVNFEIKSTDKVALVGSNGTGKTTLLQEIFKNNHDSIEINQQVEVAYLSQLQGKTLNESNTILEEFFDAGFKTYHEIKSYILKYGFEEEIINQKIGSLSGGEKNILQLAKVSASQANMLLLDEPTSHLDTYSQMALEKAIENYKGAILMISHDFYSIVNCMDFVLIIEDKTIRKMSMRKFRKMIYASHFDRDYLEIEQNKKLVETKIELALKDTDFTLAKVLSEELEELIKLL from the coding sequence ATGATAAAAGTTGATAATTTGTCCTACTCATTTCCGCAAAAGGATCTATATAATAACATTTCATTTACATTGGAAGATGGTCAACATTGTGCTTTTATAGGAACAAATGGCAGCGGAAAAAGTACACTGATAGATATAATTATGGATCCAGAAAAATATATGTTCGATGGTAATTTAGAGATGGACCCAAATTGTAGAATTGGGTATGTAAGTCAATTCTCACAACAGGGCGAAATAAAAGAAATTACAGTTTTCGAATATATAGGGGAAGAATTTATTAAACTACAAAATGAAATAACATCTATTTGCAGCGAAATGGAAACATCTTCGGATATTGATTCACTACTAGAAAAGTATCAACAAACTTTAGACGCATTTGATGCAATTAATGGGGATGATTTCGAAAACAAAATTAATAAAAACCTAAATCTTGCAAACTTAATCAAGTATAAAGATCTAATGATATCTGAACTTAGTGGTGGGGAATTCAAGCTTATTCAAGTAATTAAGGAAATGCTAAATAGTCCGGACCTAATGATTATGGATGAACCCGATGTATTTTTAGACTTTGAAAACCTTAATGCGCTTAAAAATCTAATTATTTCACACAAAGGAACAATGATAATTATTACGCACAACAGATATATATTGAATCATTGTTTTAACAAAATTCTGCACCTTGAAAACATGGAGCTCCAAGAGTTTGATGGAAGCTATATTGATTATAACTTCTCACTACTTCAAACTAAAATTGAGTTACAAGAACTAGCTATTGATGATAATGAAGAACTTGAGCGAAATGAGAAGTTAATAAAAAAACTAAGATTTCTCGCAACTGAGTATGATCAATCTTCTAAAGGAAAATCTCTAAATGCTAGAGTTAAAATTCAAGAAAGATTAGAAAAACGTAGAATTAAAACGCCATTTGTAGATATTAAACAACCGAATATCAGTTTAGTTGTAGATAATGAAATGGTCGAAACTATTGCTTTAAAAGTTAATGATTACAGTGTTGCCTTTGATGATGTGCTTCTAGAAAATGTTAACTTTGAGATTAAATCTACTGATAAAGTAGCCCTTGTAGGTTCAAATGGTACCGGCAAAACGACCTTACTCCAAGAAATATTTAAAAATAATCATGATTCTATTGAGATAAATCAGCAGGTTGAAGTGGCTTATTTATCTCAACTTCAAGGCAAAACACTAAATGAGTCTAATACCATACTTGAAGAGTTCTTCGATGCTGGTTTTAAAACTTATCATGAGATTAAATCATATATTTTAAAATATGGTTTTGAAGAAGAAATCATTAATCAAAAGATAGGGTCTTTATCTGGTGGAGAAAAAAATATACTTCAATTGGCTAAAGTTTCTGCTAGTCAAGCAAACATGTTGCTCCTTGATGAACCGACAAGTCATTTAGACACCTATTCACAAATGGCACTTGAAAAAGCCATAGAAAACTATAAAGGTGCGATTCTGATGATTTCTCATGATTTCTATTCTATAGTAAACTGTATGGATTTTGTTTTAATCATTGAAGATAAGACAATTAGAAAAATGAGTATGCGAAAATTTAGAAAGATGATTTATGCTAGTCATTTTGACAGAGACTATTTAGAAATTGAACAAAATAAAAAATTAGTTGAAACAAAAATAGAATTGGCTTTAAAAGATACTGATTTTACGCTTGCAAAAGTTTTATCTGAAGAGTTAGAAGAGCTGATTAAGTTACTCTAA
- a CDS encoding chloride channel protein: protein MGTVVGAFCWSFIFLINLSSNFLWHELPHIIKVSNFTITIILCILGGLIIGLCQKFLGPYPKEMEEVLHEYKITKTIDYKPLPQYIVCAFLPLIFGGSIGPEAGLFGMIAMLSTFLSIKIKNSNPELKEEFIETSTSAVLTAIFQVPLLSSFSYDKNSIYKVQLISKKLLNYFTYSCTALSTYFVIKFLNNLTHKESFIFKLNQNHISSKDLLFFIPILILSIIIGISFNYIGHLIECICKKTKLSSNPFIAAIIGGFILALLGAYFPLILFSGEHALREIINNSEKLGNTYLLFIAFLKILATKISINFRWVGGQIFPIIFASFSIAFALSGILNIDPTYLVAITATGVITVVLRKPIIAVVLICFFLPVTYWIFAIISSFSINFIINKFIYKTSLN, encoded by the coding sequence ATGGGTACAGTTGTTGGTGCCTTTTGTTGGTCATTTATATTTCTTATAAATCTATCAAGTAATTTTTTGTGGCATGAGCTACCTCATATTATAAAAGTAAGTAACTTTACCATTACTATAATTTTATGCATACTAGGAGGATTAATAATAGGTCTTTGTCAAAAGTTTTTAGGTCCTTATCCAAAAGAAATGGAAGAAGTACTTCACGAATACAAGATTACAAAAACCATTGACTATAAACCTCTACCCCAATATATTGTATGTGCTTTTTTACCACTAATTTTTGGAGGTAGTATAGGCCCTGAAGCTGGCCTTTTTGGAATGATAGCTATGCTTTCAACTTTTTTAAGCATAAAAATTAAAAATTCAAATCCTGAATTAAAAGAAGAATTTATAGAAACCTCTACTAGTGCTGTACTTACTGCTATTTTTCAAGTACCTCTTTTAAGTTCATTTTCTTATGATAAAAATTCAATTTATAAAGTACAACTTATTTCGAAAAAACTATTAAATTATTTTACATATAGCTGTACAGCGTTATCTACTTATTTTGTTATAAAATTTTTAAATAATTTAACACATAAAGAAAGTTTTATTTTTAAATTAAACCAAAATCATATTTCTAGTAAAGATTTGTTGTTTTTTATACCTATTTTAATTCTTTCAATAATAATAGGTATCTCTTTTAACTATATTGGCCATTTAATAGAATGTATTTGTAAAAAAACTAAATTAAGTTCAAATCCATTTATAGCTGCGATAATTGGTGGATTTATTTTAGCACTTTTAGGAGCTTATTTCCCTCTTATACTTTTTTCTGGTGAACATGCTTTAAGAGAAATTATTAATAATTCTGAGAAATTGGGAAATACTTACTTATTATTCATTGCTTTTTTAAAGATATTAGCTACTAAAATATCTATTAATTTCCGATGGGTTGGTGGCCAAATATTTCCTATAATATTTGCCTCCTTTAGTATAGCATTTGCTCTTAGTGGTATTTTGAATATTGATCCAACTTATCTTGTAGCTATTACTGCAACTGGAGTAATTACAGTAGTGCTTAGAAAACCTATTATAGCTGTAGTTTTAATATGTTTCTTTTTACCTGTGACATACTGGATTTTTGCCATAATATCATCCTTCTCAATAAATTTTATAATTAATAAATTTATATATAAAACATCTCTAAACTAA
- a CDS encoding sigma-54 interaction domain-containing protein, whose product MEIKILGSLISEYVKGLIILNKQQFVIWRNDIYKEIYKGEEILGKSLNDVFGIEVKDIESENKIFKNLSGKKYSIKCRRNKENEEEYILVFIDEITDFNNNEVKMYCLEKIMDSINDGVIISNYEGRIVLYNKSQEALEDLSSKEVVGKYLWEGYHSKPELSEHRSVYKTNVPIINKYQAHAYKDGIAKYVSYSTYPIVKDGETIAVYSISKNENRLQALLHETIELKRKLYSKSNSNEEKCSSNGTRYTFYDIIGDSNSMVNLIKDAEIIALQNSPLLIVGETGTGKEVFAQSIHNFGKNREEPFVDINCSAIPENLLESILFGTVKGAYTGAVDQAGLFEEARNGTLFLDEINSMPVLMQTKLLRVLQEKKVRRVGGLKSVPVCCRVMSAINEEPEKTIMEGRLRKDLYYRIAGVSLYIPPLRERKEDMLTTANYYIDKYNKLLNKNIKTISKELKDVMLKYRWGGNVRELEHVIENIMVRVSDHEIQLSIADMPHYLKENILGSLVKENVQIYNTSLPNILRDLERKLIVESLNNNNWNFSKTAKKLGIIRQSLEYRMKKLGIEVHKEILEKKLK is encoded by the coding sequence ATGGAAATTAAAATTTTAGGTAGCCTCATTTCTGAATATGTAAAAGGGCTTATTATATTAAATAAACAGCAATTTGTTATATGGAGAAATGATATATATAAAGAAATATATAAGGGAGAAGAAATTTTAGGTAAAAGTTTGAATGATGTTTTCGGAATAGAAGTAAAAGATATAGAAAGTGAAAATAAAATATTTAAAAATTTATCTGGAAAAAAATACAGCATAAAATGTCGGAGAAATAAGGAAAACGAAGAGGAATATATATTGGTTTTCATAGATGAAATAACGGATTTTAATAATAATGAAGTGAAGATGTATTGTCTCGAAAAAATAATGGATTCCATAAATGATGGAGTTATAATAAGCAATTATGAAGGGCGTATTGTATTGTACAATAAATCCCAGGAGGCTTTGGAAGACTTGTCATCTAAAGAAGTTGTAGGAAAATATCTTTGGGAGGGTTACCACTCAAAACCAGAATTATCCGAGCATCGTAGTGTATATAAAACAAATGTCCCTATAATAAATAAATATCAAGCTCATGCATATAAAGATGGTATTGCTAAATATGTATCTTATAGTACCTATCCTATTGTAAAAGATGGAGAAACAATTGCGGTATATTCCATAAGTAAAAACGAAAATAGACTACAAGCACTCCTTCATGAAACCATTGAATTAAAACGTAAATTGTATAGTAAATCCAATTCTAATGAAGAAAAGTGTAGTAGTAATGGTACTAGGTATACATTTTATGACATTATAGGTGATAGTAATAGTATGGTGAATTTAATTAAAGATGCGGAAATAATAGCATTGCAAAATAGTCCACTACTAATTGTTGGAGAGACAGGTACAGGAAAAGAAGTATTTGCACAAAGTATACACAACTTTGGGAAAAATAGAGAAGAACCATTTGTTGATATAAATTGTTCAGCCATACCTGAAAATTTATTAGAGAGTATACTATTTGGGACAGTAAAAGGCGCCTATACTGGAGCTGTGGATCAGGCGGGTCTTTTTGAAGAAGCAAGGAATGGTACTTTATTTTTAGATGAAATAAATTCAATGCCTGTTTTAATGCAAACAAAACTTTTAAGAGTGTTACAGGAGAAAAAAGTAAGGCGAGTGGGTGGGTTAAAATCTGTACCGGTTTGTTGTAGAGTAATGAGTGCTATAAATGAAGAACCTGAAAAAACAATTATGGAAGGAAGACTAAGAAAAGACCTTTATTATAGAATTGCAGGAGTTAGTTTATATATTCCTCCATTAAGAGAAAGAAAAGAAGACATGCTTACAACAGCAAATTATTATATTGATAAATATAATAAGCTCCTTAATAAAAATATTAAAACGATTTCTAAAGAGCTTAAGGATGTTATGTTAAAATATAGATGGGGAGGAAATGTAAGGGAATTAGAACACGTGATAGAAAATATAATGGTTAGGGTATCAGATCATGAAATTCAGTTATCTATTGCGGATATGCCCCATTATCTTAAAGAAAACATTTTAGGTTCCCTTGTAAAAGAGAATGTGCAAATATACAACACATCTTTACCGAATATACTTCGAGATCTGGAAAGAAAATTAATAGTAGAAAGTTTAAACAATAATAATTGGAATTTTAGTAAGACGGCTAAGAAATTAGGAATCATAAGACAAAGTCTTGAGTATAGAATGAAAAAACTAGGAATAGAAGTTCACAAGGAAATTCTAGAAAAGAAGTTAAAATAG
- a CDS encoding Nramp family divalent metal transporter, producing the protein MESNKNLVDVSLSIPRQHTNNFMSNLNKVNQLVKFLGPAFVVSVAYIDPGNFATNISGGSKFNYTLIWVILWSNILAIFLQTMSAKLGIATGHNLAEMCAKVFPKEVNCIFWIIAEIGAMATDLAEFLGGTLGLYLLFHIPMIYAGLLTGLITFAICYLEKYGQKIIEITIAVLVTVICIAYTIELFLAKPDWAQVGIHTIIPMLPNSEAILIAVGMLGATVMPHVIYYHSQLVQHRSTDSSNEGKLRHLKMEKIDIAIAMNIAFIVNAAMVVVSAAVFYRNGMTVDTMDQAHKSLQPLLGPLSSGAFGIALLASGLSSSVVGTLAGQSIMTGFVNLSIPINIRRFITMMPALIIIALGINPMNALILSQVALSFILPFPIIQMLIIAKRKDLMGILVNNRFVQFLGVLVATAIIVLNAVLMYLTFTGKA; encoded by the coding sequence ATGGAAAGTAATAAAAACTTAGTAGATGTTAGCTTATCTATTCCAAGACAACATACAAATAATTTCATGTCAAACTTAAATAAGGTCAACCAATTGGTGAAGTTTTTAGGTCCTGCTTTTGTTGTTAGCGTTGCATATATTGACCCAGGTAACTTCGCAACTAATATAAGTGGGGGATCAAAATTCAACTATACACTCATCTGGGTTATTTTATGGAGTAATATATTGGCTATATTCTTACAGACTATGTCTGCTAAACTAGGAATAGCCACAGGACATAATCTAGCTGAAATGTGCGCTAAGGTATTCCCTAAGGAAGTAAATTGTATATTTTGGATTATTGCAGAAATAGGTGCTATGGCAACAGATTTGGCAGAGTTTCTCGGGGGAACATTAGGATTATATTTATTGTTTCATATACCTATGATATATGCAGGACTTCTTACGGGACTTATAACATTTGCAATTTGTTATTTGGAGAAATATGGTCAGAAAATTATAGAAATCACAATAGCAGTACTTGTTACCGTAATCTGTATTGCATATACAATAGAATTATTTCTTGCTAAACCAGATTGGGCTCAAGTTGGCATTCATACTATAATTCCAATGCTGCCCAATAGCGAAGCTATATTAATTGCTGTAGGCATGCTTGGTGCAACAGTTATGCCTCATGTGATATATTACCATTCACAGTTAGTTCAACACAGAAGTACTGATTCGTCAAACGAAGGAAAATTAAGGCATTTAAAAATGGAAAAAATAGATATTGCTATAGCTATGAATATTGCCTTTATTGTTAATGCGGCAATGGTTGTAGTCTCCGCTGCAGTTTTTTATAGAAATGGGATGACCGTCGATACAATGGACCAGGCTCATAAATCGTTACAGCCATTATTAGGCCCTTTATCAAGTGGCGCCTTTGGAATAGCATTACTTGCATCTGGACTATCCTCCTCTGTTGTTGGAACACTGGCGGGGCAATCAATTATGACGGGATTTGTTAATTTAAGCATACCTATAAATATTAGAAGATTTATAACCATGATGCCAGCCTTGATAATAATTGCACTTGGAATTAATCCAATGAATGCTCTTATTTTGAGCCAGGTTGCGCTTAGTTTTATTCTGCCATTCCCAATAATTCAAATGTTAATCATAGCTAAACGTAAAGATTTAATGGGTATTTTAGTTAATAACCGTTTTGTGCAATTTTTGGGTGTTCTGGTAGCTACGGCGATAATAGTATTAAATGCAGTGCTCATGTACCTAACATTCACAGGTAAGGCTTAA
- a CDS encoding IS200/IS605 family accessory protein TnpB-related protein → MKVTSRCLLYNPSVEHFQIIVDMMEHFCRAKHCAYKRLEENRFNAEFKINNLDKIISKKYSLNSRQSKDAIEQARQTLISQEKLLDLNITEYEGKVEAILKKFDKGVKTEKRQGLISKLDKRLRKLCTYLDYKRNNRLPKVIFGGKDNFYKRCKDLISKEEYQLRRNNQFVSRGDKTKKGNPNLRIVIKNGESFLEITTLECTVKEPRLKTDGTYTKLKPIYKKILTPIYIPQKLSKKTGKINGFDYKSALLTQVAKEEPYQVELLIKEGKIYAHVTFNLDKTDLVCTGHNYTIGIDTNPDGLALTMIDNMGNYKWHHYLKNSELLTASGNRRTNLCGELVKEAILTAQTYCSAIAVENLKFIKDRDVHSKIARKTAQFCYRVLLCTLESACYKNGVEFIKVKPQYTSKIGLYKYCHQFGMDVHNGAAMVIARRSYGFKEKVPRLYRNLFKPIPTIKKEELIYENINYSNEWSNWSNVSKRMKMILQKDCYPRFFIENRKNIKDMILA, encoded by the coding sequence ATGAAGGTAACTTCAAGGTGCTTACTTTATAATCCAAGTGTTGAACATTTTCAAATAATTGTTGATATGATGGAACACTTTTGCCGGGCAAAACATTGTGCATATAAACGTCTTGAAGAAAATAGGTTTAATGCAGAATTTAAGATTAATAATTTAGATAAGATTATATCTAAAAAATATAGTTTAAATTCAAGACAATCTAAAGACGCTATAGAACAAGCAAGGCAAACGCTGATTTCACAAGAAAAATTATTAGATTTGAATATTACAGAATATGAAGGTAAGGTAGAGGCTATTCTTAAAAAATTCGATAAAGGCGTTAAAACAGAGAAAAGACAAGGTCTCATATCTAAACTAGATAAAAGACTAAGAAAGCTTTGTACTTATTTGGATTATAAAAGAAATAACAGGTTACCGAAAGTTATATTTGGGGGAAAGGATAACTTTTACAAACGTTGCAAAGACTTAATATCTAAGGAAGAGTATCAGCTTAGACGAAATAATCAATTTGTTTCTCGTGGGGACAAAACAAAAAAAGGTAATCCTAATCTTAGAATTGTTATTAAAAATGGAGAATCTTTTCTTGAAATAACAACACTAGAATGTACTGTGAAAGAACCTAGATTGAAAACCGATGGAACGTATACAAAGTTAAAACCAATTTATAAAAAGATTTTAACTCCCATATATATACCACAAAAATTATCTAAGAAAACTGGTAAGATAAATGGATTTGATTATAAGTCTGCACTATTAACTCAAGTGGCTAAGGAAGAACCTTATCAAGTTGAATTGCTTATTAAAGAAGGGAAAATATATGCACATGTTACTTTTAATTTAGATAAAACTGATTTAGTTTGTACTGGCCATAACTATACTATAGGAATTGATACTAATCCAGATGGGTTGGCGTTAACTATGATAGATAACATGGGCAATTATAAATGGCATCATTATTTAAAAAACTCAGAACTTTTGACCGCAAGTGGTAATAGAAGAACTAATCTATGTGGTGAGTTAGTTAAAGAGGCAATCTTAACAGCACAAACATATTGTTCAGCTATAGCTGTAGAAAATTTAAAATTTATTAAAGATAGAGATGTTCACTCTAAAATAGCTAGAAAAACAGCACAATTTTGTTATAGAGTGTTGCTCTGTACATTAGAATCTGCTTGTTACAAAAATGGAGTTGAATTTATTAAAGTTAAACCACAGTATACAAGTAAGATAGGTTTGTATAAGTATTGTCATCAATTTGGTATGGATGTTCATAATGGTGCCGCTATGGTTATAGCAAGAAGAAGCTACGGATTTAAAGAAAAAGTACCTAGATTATATAGAAACCTATTTAAACCGATACCAACTATAAAAAAAGAAGAGCTGATTTACGAAAATATTAATTATTCTAATGAATGGAGTAATTGGTCTAATGTTTCAAAAAGAATGAAAATGATTTTGCAAAAGGATTGTTATCCAAGATTCTTTATAGAGAATCGTAAGAATATAAAAGATATGATTCTAGCTTGA
- a CDS encoding DUF2871 domain-containing protein yields the protein MKKLYNSAFIYLLIGALAGVFFREFTKINNYTGKTTLSVVHTHFLVLGFLFFLILTLTYPILNFDKIKNFNKWFITYNIGLLLTGSTMLARGVLQVTGADFNGLSHIAGTAHAILGISLFWFMFILKKALEDYSLK from the coding sequence ATGAAAAAACTTTACAATTCGGCATTTATATATTTATTAATTGGCGCTCTTGCCGGAGTTTTCTTTAGAGAATTTACAAAAATAAATAACTATACAGGTAAAACTACTCTATCAGTTGTGCATACTCATTTTTTAGTATTGGGATTTCTTTTCTTTTTAATTTTAACTTTAACTTATCCAATTTTAAACTTTGATAAGATTAAGAACTTTAATAAATGGTTTATAACATATAATATAGGGCTTTTGTTAACTGGTTCAACTATGTTAGCTAGAGGTGTTTTGCAAGTTACTGGAGCTGATTTTAATGGATTAAGCCATATTGCTGGTACTGCTCATGCTATCCTAGGTATATCATTATTTTGGTTTATGTTCATTTTAAAGAAAGCTTTAGAAGATTATTCTTTAAAATAA